ttgataagACTGGAGAGAGCGGAAGAAATATGGAGAGACGGCAGAGAGGAATACTTACAACTACTAAAACCTatttgcagatgacacccaactcTATACAGTTGTTCACTTTCTTGACTGGAGCCCCCGTTACTCCCTTGAAcactgcatcaatttatggatAACCCAACATTTCCTCCAACTGAGATTCTAGTTATTGATCCAAAAGAGCAAAGAGAGAAACATAGAATTTACTACACCATCTCAGCACATTACAGCTCCAACAAGAAAGCTGGGTGTTATGATCTTTCCAGCCAGACTACTGCAATGATCTTCCTAAAAAGTCAGTAAATTAATTACAGCCAAAACCTTTTACTACCGTTACTACTACTGTGCTGCCATTTTTAGGCACATTAGCACTGTCTGTTGGTCCATCCTACTGTGGTCCAGACCAACATTACATCCATCCATAACATTTTGTACATACTTTCATTGTCCCTAGAGGATGAATCCCAGTGACTTTGGAAGTAGTGCCACAATCAGGTCAAATTTTCAATTTGTCCGATACTGTGGTTTATCtaacagtttttgttttgtttaaagtaTACTTCTGCTAAATCTTTGAATTAAGTTTTGAAGTATTATTTTGGTTATTAtatcattttgttattttactaGCTTCTTTATGGATGCATTTTAAAGTTCAACCGGTTTTATTGTGTgctctttcatttctttgtttacaGTCATTATTcctaatgtaaagcactttgaatagcAGTTTGTGTATGAAATAaggtttattatcattattattagtattgtaTTACCTGCAAAGCAAACAGCACTGACCACGAGGCAAATCCTGTAGCACAAGCAATGTGAAACCTTAAAATCAAACCTCTTCACTTCATTGTGTTAATTTAattgaatatgttttattattaatccAGTTACCAGAGGAAATAGTAGAATGATAAAAACAAGTTACCAGTAACACTGCTGTTCCCTTGTATGCATTCTTTTCTGCAAACTCCCCCCTGGGCGTACATTATCTTCACATCCTTGTGACGGCCATGAGCATCATCATCAATTCAGTATTCTTCCAAACATTCACATGTAACGGTGAAAACACATGAAGCAGTCCTTATACAAAAGTACACAACAGACGAGTTGGAAATAAACAATGACTAAGAGATATATTTACAAGACTTTTTAGTCCAAAGTTTAATTAAGTAAATCTGTGTTGAGAAGAAAcaaaaacttttttgttttcctaaaaTAATGGCGTGCAAAAAGTATCCACAGCAGCATCTGGTTCACTGATGTCGGcgtaaaataatataatttgtaAGTAGTGCACTATTTAATAAGCAAACTGTTATTTTCCACCCTCTATTACACATGGTAGCCATTTTAATATACCTTGAATTAAACAGTATTGTGTGCAGGCTATGTTGACAGCTTTACAAGATGAACTCCCACGACACATAAGGCCCCCTGCTCTCTAACATAGAGGACTGTGAGATAAGCATCTggctatggacctttttcacagcagacattttgacttgtcatagaaggaaaagcacagctgaaattgataacctcaacgatggctcaattccatcaagtgtcccagtaagctatttcagtgagtcagcatgcaccataccagggcctctcctaagtggaacgcagccatcattaatggttttgaatacacctgtgcttttcctacaatgacatgtcaacatgtctgccgtgaaaaaggtctattgtgCCTGAAAGATGACTCAACAGATAGAAAGTGTAGGGATAAAGTTAAGTAAGGGGCAATGTCATTAAtgctttaaaatgaatgctTAGCCATACAGCTCACATACATTTTTCAGGGTCACAGTAACCTGTAATTGGCTGCACAAGCCACGTATGGTGGTTTAGgaaaaatattctactttttaatTGCGAAAGAGGTAAAGAGGCAGTTTGCAAAGTTTAGGGTTTGGGACTTGTGTATAAGACAATCTTACAGGCACTCAAAACTAATGTGACTGCTGACCTGACAAATCACATGGACCCCCTGGGGGCATCTTGGTGTAAGAGTCAAAACTGCAAAATCCCTTTCTGTACCATTGCAGAAGAAGAAAACTAAAAACCAACGgaaaagaacagtaaaaaaaactataagatacacacaaatagacaaaaatcACCACAGAAAACGTGGTCTCAGTTCCCAGTTTAGCGTGACTTCGGAGTGCTACACCTTCTGTGGGAGCGGCTGCGCTGACCGCCGGCCAGACTTCATGCGGCTACGTGCATACACCCGCAAGAAAAGTGCCAAGAAAACTACCCCAACACCAAATCCACCTACTAAGGTGACGGCGTGACCgtagaggaaacaagagaggagaatGGCGAAGGCCTGTCGCAGGGTCATAATGATGGTGAAGACTGCAGCACCAAACTGGTTGATGGTGTAGAAGATGAAGAGCTGGCCGCATGCAGAGCACACAGACAGCAAAAGGGAGTGTAAGGCGAATTCGGAGTGGCGTGTCATGAAGGCCAGCGAGTCGAAGAAGGCCCCCTGCTCCAGCAGTGAGCCGACAGTGAAGAGGCAGGAGAACAGGTTTACCCCGAACATCATCTGCACCGACGACATCTTGTACTTGAACAGGTTGTCCTGCCAGTTGGAGGTGAAGCTGTCGAAGGCGATGTAGCCGACGAGGATGATGACCCCGCTGAAGGTGGTGACGGTGGACGGGTGCTTGCTGGGCGTGCTGGACAGCAGGAACATGCTGACACCCACTGAGATCAGCACGGCGGTAAAGTACTCCCAGTATTCGTAGCTCTTGTGGGAGACGATCTTACCCATGAGCATGACAGGGATTACCTTGGAGGCCTTGGCCAGGACTTGAGTAGGGAAGCTGATGTACTTGAGGGCCTCGTACTGGCACCAGCTGCTCATGATGTTGGAGAGCGAGGCGAAGGAGTACTTAAACATGGGTGCTCCATGACGAGGCTGCTTGAACAGGATGCACCAAAGGCCCGACACCGTCAGAGCCAGGATACGGTTCATGAAGACCAAGAACTGAGAGTCCTTGAATTTCTCACCCTCCTCTTCTGGAGTCGTGGCTCCGTACGAACGTGTCATCACCCTCTCCTGCAGGACTCCCCATGTCAGGTACGATACctaagaattaaaaaaaattactttactTTTTCAAGAGTAGATTTATAGacctgtttttttatatatatatttagcagTTAAGCTTTGATGTTGATTCTTGACTTTTGAGCTTAGATTATTTTGTAACATAATATTGTTAAAAACAGTTGCATTGGGTGGTTCAGCTTCCTTTTGGGCATTATTCTCATTATTTATGTCACTATGTACTTGATCCCTTCCTAACGCAACAACACTGTCATCAACGTCTCTTCATCCTGTTAGTCGTGTAACTACCAGGACCTATCCCTCTGAACCATTGTACCAGCACCTCCCTTTATACAAGCTCCCGTAAGCATCTTTTAATTAGCGAATGAGCTGAGAGCAAAGCaaactgtaaaacaaacaaaacaaccctCCCACAGCTACACAATCAGACAAAAATACATATCATATTATCCATCTAATCCCTTTAGTATACACACAGCTCAAGGACTGTATTTCCTAGGAGGATCCTTACCTGAAGTCCAACAGCACAAAAGATTAATTTGATGACCTGTCTGACTGATGAGCCCGAATCACCCTCTTTCCTGGGTGCAACCGACACGTCATCCAACAGACCTGTTTTGGCCTCACTACCAAACACGCAGGTCTTTATGATAGGGAAGCAAAACCCACTACCTGAAAgaaaacatacattaaaaacTCATGAAGGAATTTGTTTTCGAGGTAGATCAGGAAGGAACTACAAAAACAAGTTTGAGGTCTTTAACTGGCATGCATCTTGGCATTACATGTCAGAATCTTACAAGTCCAAACCTGTTTCTAAGTAATTGGTGCGCTTGAAGTAGCTAATGAGGAAGTAGCCAGGGATGATAATAGTGAAGTATCCCAGCATGTTGACGATGAAGCGCAAGGGCCAGACATCTTGCCAGCCTTCCAGTAGTAATGACTCATCAGCAGCCACAATGGAAGTGAAGAGAAGCAACACAAGTGCAGGCCAAACCCTACAAGGCAATACAACATGGTATATCAGGCTACATTTTGAAgtacataacagaaaaaaactacTCAAAACTTAGCAAACTCAGGTTAATTTCTCTTTGTAATATACAGTTAAGATTATCAATACATCAAGACAATCCATCACTATCATAATGACAATGCTGATGATGTTGATAAATGGTTGACAATATGAAAATGCTTACACTATTGTTATGTCTGTTTACTACGACGTTCTTAAGCTCATCTGAACTCATAATGAAAAGCATAAACTAAAGTAGCCAATACAAAGGTTTTAAAGTTAATTTGTTAGCATGTCGGCTCTATTTCCTGATACCTTCTTCCTCCCATAAAAAGGGCATTTATTCAAATATCACAGTTGAAAACAATACAtgacaataatacaataaaaatgtctgCAGTCCAAACAGGTGTAGGCTAAAGCTACAGCTAACATCAAACggaaaaaagacagaaactTACAGTATTCTGCACCTTCatgcatttatatttttgttaaatgaattatttttaactttttaaacgTACTAAGTGAGCTACATGTTTTCAATTCCTCACTGTTCCATAAATGTAACCCTTTCAATGAAATGCATGCATGCTCccatttgttttgtaaattcCTCTCAAATCATATTGACTTTCTCTCGTGTTATCGTGCTTCTAAACAGAGGTGTTGAAGCAGAAGCAGCTGAAAGGTGCCTCCCTGAACAGACATTTTGCAATCAGATCAATAATGACGGCAAGAGTTAAACTGCTACTCCAGCAATTATGTAATTATGTAGTACTTCCTGTACTACCCTGTCTTCATGCACAACGTATGCCAGCCAAAGGGACAGTATGAAAGGTACGGAATCACGTAAACAAAACATAACCTGTTAAACTAATCAGGAAGAATTGAGATGAGATTCATCACCCACCCACACAAGCAACACCGATAACTCAAGCACAGCGGTGATGAAACCCTAGTTTCCTATGAAAAAGGTGTGCTCCTTGCTGTCGTGGCACTGAGTGTGCAATCCCATTTAAAGTGAGGCCGGGTCTCCTCCCAGGGACTCACACAGAGCCTCTTTGTGTGGGACTCTGCTGTGGCCTGGCCAGCCAGTAGTCCACTCACTGCAGAGAGAGACCTGGGCTCTGAACAAGCAACTTATTACATGGAGGAATGCATTTCATTGCACTGGCTAGGCGGCCAACCCACATGCTGCTACACCACaggcacaaagagagagagagagagagatcactaGGGAAAATGTACCTGAGGAGAGTAGGAGTGCCTGTGTCTTGTACGAGTACATGACAGCAGATAACATGGAGGGAAAGCACAGCATTCCATGGTTAAAAAAGAGAATAAGATGACCCAATCCCACATAAGTAATATTATTACCTATGCCGGGGGGTGTGGTCTGGATAAATTAGCAAACACATCAGTGTGGAAGGAAAAACCCGAAATCCTGACCGGTGTTGCACCACCTTCTATGACCCATCTGATTCAATGACCTGTACCGGACTTTCAGCCATATTTCTGCTTCACAGCTATCAAATTGTGTGACTCCCGAGTCTCCGTATCCAATATCTTACAGGGTAACCGGTACATACAGGGCCATTTTGACCCTACGGGGACACCATTTCTGTTGACATATCAAAACACAGTAAGAAATAGCTAAAGTATAATGAAAACATGTGTATGGAAATATAAAGCTAACTTAGGATAGCTTCTATTCGTATCACCGGTTCATGTACACAAACCGTTCAGTTTCACTTAGCCAGCAGGTTGTTTGCAGACTTCAAAAACACATTGACAGTCAATGTAATTATGAATTACGAAAGTTAACGATTAATTGACTTCATTGCCACACTGACAAGTACACAAGTCAACAGTTAGCCGAGCTTGTCCACATATCTAAAACTCATCTTTAGCATGACATATTTTCTAACGGTACCTCCATGAAAAAGATGGCATTTTCCCACACTCTGTGGCCCGACACCTGGCGCAGCACATACGCCGACAGACTCAAACGTCTCCGACGCAACAGAGCATCAAGCCGCACGGATCCGGCAGGTAACAGTATTTTAATTATTATGTTAATTGTCTTCTTTCGGACTAGTCGCCTTTAGCTCTGATGTCTTCTACTTATCTTCAATGGCCGATGTGTTCACTTGAGTAGGAAAGGCCCCCACCTCTTTGCTCAAAACCAACAGAGGATGCCGGAGACTGAGAACAGCGCCCACCCGGCGGCCCTGCCCCCTTTCGGTGTGGAGGAGTAACTGCAAGGCAAGAAAGCACATTTCATTCACAAAGGTGCTGTACATTATGTATTTATAAATCGAAGAGGAAATACAGCATAGAGAGAAGAGAAATAAATAGTAGCCCATACTTTTAAATGATGACAGAAATAAGGACACTTAGTTTGCAGTAAAGCAAAGGTAAACATTCCAGAAACACTTGTCGTATAAAGAGCAACTTTATTGTGAGACCAACACGTTTCATTCAAGAAGTTTTCTCCATGCACCTTGAAAGTAGTTGAAGCTGTACCAGACACTCCCCAACAGTACATTAAGTAGTTAAAATGAGTTACACCTCAAGCAGCTGCAACATTACAATGCACACATTAAGTGTGAcacattaaataataaaagaatgACATAATACACATAAGAATTCAACAGAATAAAAGTGGCCATTCTGCATTATGAGTATTATAACTTTTAAAACGTAGCTGATgcagtacttgtacttgtaataGAGTTGATTTTACACTgtagtatttctacttttattcAAATACGTAAAACTAGCTTATATAACTTTTTCACAACACCTTTCTGTTTTTAACAAAGCCCATGGCAACACCAGCATGACCTACAATACACTGTATAAAACACAGATAGCTTCAGGCCATAGTCTAAATAGGGAAGTACGTATGGTTTCATAACTCTCTGTCCTAGCTGTTTAGAAGCCATCATAATAAATTCTGTTCGTGCACAAGAATCAGAGGAAAGATTATTGAAAATGATTGGCTAAAGATTAAGTTAAGTGTAATTACTGTTGATAATTATTCCGGCTAATATCCCTACTTGACAGTTTCCATCTTATTATTCTAAACCTTATTAAACCTGCTTTGCTGTTGGTATGTGCTTATACTGTAAGAGATGGAGCAAAGTGGAATTTCCCGCCACTCCACAGTCATTGTATTATAGGAGACATGAGGAAgaagctaaccctaacccacttacaggaaaacaaaatatatacctTACAAAGGCAGCTGACAGGAAACAAAGAACAGAACTTGGTGTTTTCATGAGAGCCTTGTCATGAAGTGAACTTATTTTTACTGTATACATTTATAATAGGATGCATTTGCTGTAAACAAAACACAGTAGTGATTTACTATATATGCAtagttaaaataaaaagcaaagaaCAAAAACCTACAGATTTATACAGGTTAGCTAAAAAGGGCTCATTAAATGACCTAACCTCTCCTTTTACTAAAATGGCAATATACAAGTCATATTGcttcttctgtctctgtttgcaAGTCTTTTTGACAAACCTGGATTTACCAGTGTAGAGCAGATGGTGGATAATGTTAATTTGGGTGTGTACAGATATCACACATATCACTGATGCTCTTAAAACAGgttaaaatgccccaaaaattcCCTTTACCCAGAAAAGAGTACAATATgcagtgagttttttttcttaattttattacaaaataaacacactGCTTGTATTAACTAGACAGGGCAGTGCAATTACACACCAACGTACAGGAACAGTTTACTGCAAATTAAGGATAAGATGAGATAAATAGAGAAAACTGCTTCACAGCATGAAAGCAAACCTAAAAAACCAAAAAGATGAagctgcattttattttcttatatattacattttatttgggcTACACGTTTTGTAACAAATAGCAGGGATGTGATTAGTTTGTCTTTGTAGGATTGCAGGTCTCTTTgtgacacatacatacagttttacatttaataaatgcaaCATATTCAATTTTAGTTCTGCCTCTGATTGCATTCCTTCAAAAGTCGCTGTggaaataaaatgcaatgataGCACTGATTAAGTTTGAGAAACTGTGAAACAAAGCAATTTGCATGTTCAATTTCTAGTCATTAAAACTAGGTTAATGTGATAAAGAGGTAGAATTTTTTATAGACATTGAACATTTTTATAGAAAGTTTGGCACTCACATTGAGGTGGCTTTTGTTGCAACCCCTCCAGAGGCATGTGAAAAGAAGTAGAATAATTTAACCAATGACTCACAAACATAGATCTTTTTCAGTGTTCGATTAAGCAAAATCACTTTTTGTCAGAGGGAAGTAAGATATGGTACGCATAGTTGTCTAGATAATGGTTAAATACAGATCAATTCAGAATGTTCTACAAATAGAGGCACTATTTACTGAAAACTTCAGTTAAATgcagcttttttgttgttgttttttcaatcAAAAGGTTCCAGCCACAGTGAAGCTTCAGACAATTCCAAGATTGTCTGTTAAGAGTCAGCTTAAAACTTCACACTGACCACCGACCTCCCGGAGATCTGGATGTCATCAAAAGGAAATAGAGCCAGAATCTGAAAGACAAGGATCCAAAAAGTCACACTTTACTGATGCATTCTCCAATTGTTCATTGCAGTCCCTACCAGATGAtagggaaaacaaaaacatccgacacccatgaaaagaccaaaacaacgTTTTAGTCCAACAAATGTTTTAGTCCATCTTTCATGAATTCTCTACCCTGTCTGGTGCACTCAGTCCTAAGCCCATTTCCTTCTCCTGAATCCATAAATCTTTAAATTACATCTTTAGTGACAGATATATAGttacactttctaaaaaaaCTCAGTAGTTTCCTGAAACAGCAGGGCACTTGATGTGAGTATTAATTAAAATACAACGGTGTATGTAGGATTgagaataaactacagtgctcATCTTCATTGTAATGAAGAAACTAACTTACATCATCATTGCCGTCGGCCAGATCCAGCGCCGTTTCATCCTCCATGTTTCGTAGCATTGTGTCAGCGCCAGACTGGCAGAGGAGGTTGGCGATGGTGGCGTCCTGTCTCCCCACTGCGAGATGCAGTGGTGTGCAGCCGTTAAACATGGCAGCATCCACATTGGCTCCCctgctgagcagcagctttACGGATATGACATCATGCAGCTCCACGGCGAGATGAAGAGCTGTTTTCCCACTGGTTCCTTCCTGCACACGGTGTTCATGGAAAATAGTTATGATCAATTCCAAAGCTACACAAATTGGACAATACCATCAAAGAAGGTCAAGATTTTTTCTGTTTGTGAGTacgcacatacatatatatctttaaattttGCAAGCTCAGAAGAAAAGGATTCAGTAAgtcacataataataataataataataataatataataataaccaGATGTGAGGCACAGTGGTATGTTTGGCCTGTGATTTAAACTGAGAGGAATGTCTGGGGTAGTTTCGGGACCGACCAGCCATGTTCCCTTCCATCAATAGAAAGTTAAGAGTGGCTGGCCAGCCCAGCCTAATCATATCTCAGATCTAATTATGTCTCCATGAATCCTGCAGGAAGCCCTGAGCTCAGCCCATATCACTATCAGCATTACACAGTTGCAGCAGATTTATAGTCAAGAACACAACATAAGGCCAGCCACAGTAATCACAGTTTGAAAGGGATAAGTGTGATTATAAATACTGGCGCATTGCTGGATCATATGATGCAGGGAAAGCCTACCAAGAGACTAGTTACACAAACTGTAATGTTTTCTCATCATCTTCTTTACTCTTTTTCTTCAAAACGTATCGAGAGAGAAAATGTATGATATGTAGCTTAAATCTTATGAGTGGCAAGCCAGAGTCAGTCACGCTTATTTAAAAGGGTAATTTTACACTGAATTACTAGTACGTAGAAACAAAAATcttctatctatatctattcTGTGAGATGACAGATTCAGTGTGGATTGACCCTTTAAGTAGAACCTTGTTATTAAAAACTATAATAATCCATATGATGCGTTAAAGTAAGGAGCCATTTCACAGACTAACCTGTATATTTAGGTCTGCTCCCTTTTTCACCAGAAGCTTCATAATCTGATATTGCCTGTTCAGTGCAGCCAAGTGAAGACAGGCCAGACCTGCAAGTACACACCTTGTTTGAAATGTGGAACATTGGGTTCATACTGAGGTCAAAAGAGAttgaaatattaaatttaaaaaagtaagtTTTTCCAAATAATTAAATCATACTGAGACCGTTAAGTCATACTGTAGATCAACTACAAGTTGTTTTGCAAACCAGCCACATCTGTGCTACCCTTGCAACAGTTATAATTTCTAAACAAAGCTGTGAGACcagtatattttttatatatatatatatatatatatatatatatatatatataaaaatacccCATTTAATTTGTCCCAAACTGTTGAAGCTAGACAGTTTACAAAAGTGAATTTGGCAGATGCGTTTCAAAATTGATTACTTTAATGCTATATTGGTTGAGTACATGGCAACCAAGTTAATTATTTCTATATTACAAGTCTTGGCCTAAACCCAACAAAAGGCCATGTTACATTTGGACACACTAAAAAATCTGAGTTGCATAATGTGGGAAGTTCAAATTCAGCTACCCACGGACCAATAACCACACAGATGATACACATAGCTCAGTCACATAGAAATGGCCTGAAATAACAGCAATACATTGTTGGCTGATAAGGCCCTGCAGCAATTAGTCTCTTTTTCCTCACCTCTCCAGTTCTGGGTCTCGAGGACCGGTGCCAGCTTGCTTGGGGAAACCTCTCTGGTCATCTCAGTGGCGCACTCTATCTGCCCATGCTGGCAGGCCACATGGAGTGCGGTGTTCCCCTCCTGGTCCTGTAGCCCCAGACTGGAACCTTTCTCCACCAGGCCCTTTACCACATCTATCAGGTTCAGGTAGGTGGCCAAGTGCAAAGGGCTCTGAGGATCACCAAAGATGATCATGTGCAATGTGTTCAAAACTGCATGTCTCTGGTTAAATGAAATACCATTTAGTCATCATAACCAATGCATGccaaattttgttttttttaccaattaGTCCATTACTTGATTGAGTGATTAATTGGCAAAATCTTTAATAATCTAAAACTACTTTATCAAGCAAGATATTTACTATCTTCTCACGGTATATGCAAGGATTTGCCGTTTTCTTCTGATTTATAGCATTGTAACGTTAATATTTATGGATTGTGAACCATTTGAAGatgtttttcaccattttctgacatttaaatcaaaagaagataaatacatttttgtagcCATTGTCCTTTAACCCTGCCACTTCATTCACTGCATTTCCCAGAGTGCTTTTGAACAACCCAGAGAGAACAGGCCTGTACCTGTTGTCATTCAACTGTTGTTATAGGTATGAATAAAGACACTAACAGATAACTATTCCAGCTGACAAAGTGAGAGTTGCACCTTCTgtcc
The Sander vitreus isolate 19-12246 chromosome 18, sanVit1, whole genome shotgun sequence genome window above contains:
- the nfkbie gene encoding NF-kappa-B inhibitor epsilon, which produces MASDDCRKDDLLEDNRTDSGIDSYRSILKSEEPREPSADFSGPRDKISTGEERLDSAYGSSSITVESLSEIVGGCTLSSAQEEQAQSSELSEQENLLTTITEDGDTILHLAIIHEDTFISQQLIQLFPKEVLDIQNNLYQSPLHLATYLNLIDVVKGLVEKGSSLGLQDQEGNTALHVACQHGQIECATEMTREVSPSKLAPVLETQNWRGLACLHLAALNRQYQIMKLLVKKGADLNIQEGTSGKTALHLAVELHDVISVKLLLSRGANVDAAMFNGCTPLHLAVGRQDATIANLLCQSGADTMLRNMEDETALDLADGNDDILALFPFDDIQISGRSVVSVKF
- the slc35b2 gene encoding adenosine 3'-phospho 5'-phosphosulfate transporter 1 isoform X3, translating into MLGYFTIIIPGYFLISYFKRTNYLETGSGFCFPIIKTCVFGSEAKTGLLDDVSVAPRKEGDSGSSVRQVIKLIFCAVGLQVSYLTWGVLQERVMTRSYGATTPEEEGEKFKDSQFLVFMNRILALTVSGLWCILFKQPRHGAPMFKYSFASLSNIMSSWCQYEALKYISFPTQVLAKASKVIPVMLMGKIVSHKSYEYWEYFTAVLISVGVSMFLLSSTPSKHPSTVTTFSGVIILVGYIAFDSFTSNWQDNLFKYKMSSVQMMFGVNLFSCLFTVGSLLEQGAFFDSLAFMTRHSEFALHSLLLSVCSACGQLFIFYTINQFGAAVFTIIMTLRQAFAILLSCFLYGHAVTLVGGFGVGVVFLALFLRVYARSRMKSGRRSAQPLPQKV
- the slc35b2 gene encoding adenosine 3'-phospho 5'-phosphosulfate transporter 1 isoform X1; translated protein: MCCARCRATECGKMPSFSWRVWPALVLLLFTSIVAADESLLLEGWQDVWPLRFIVNMLGYFTIIIPGYFLISYFKRTNYLETGSGFCFPIIKTCVFGSEAKTGLLDDVSVAPRKEGDSGSSVRQVIKLIFCAVGLQVSYLTWGVLQERVMTRSYGATTPEEEGEKFKDSQFLVFMNRILALTVSGLWCILFKQPRHGAPMFKYSFASLSNIMSSWCQYEALKYISFPTQVLAKASKVIPVMLMGKIVSHKSYEYWEYFTAVLISVGVSMFLLSSTPSKHPSTVTTFSGVIILVGYIAFDSFTSNWQDNLFKYKMSSVQMMFGVNLFSCLFTVGSLLEQGAFFDSLAFMTRHSEFALHSLLLSVCSACGQLFIFYTINQFGAAVFTIIMTLRQAFAILLSCFLYGHAVTLVGGFGVGVVFLALFLRVYARSRMKSGRRSAQPLPQKV
- the slc35b2 gene encoding adenosine 3'-phospho 5'-phosphosulfate transporter 1 isoform X2; this translates as MCLLIYPDHTPRHRVWPALVLLLFTSIVAADESLLLEGWQDVWPLRFIVNMLGYFTIIIPGYFLISYFKRTNYLETGSGFCFPIIKTCVFGSEAKTGLLDDVSVAPRKEGDSGSSVRQVIKLIFCAVGLQVSYLTWGVLQERVMTRSYGATTPEEEGEKFKDSQFLVFMNRILALTVSGLWCILFKQPRHGAPMFKYSFASLSNIMSSWCQYEALKYISFPTQVLAKASKVIPVMLMGKIVSHKSYEYWEYFTAVLISVGVSMFLLSSTPSKHPSTVTTFSGVIILVGYIAFDSFTSNWQDNLFKYKMSSVQMMFGVNLFSCLFTVGSLLEQGAFFDSLAFMTRHSEFALHSLLLSVCSACGQLFIFYTINQFGAAVFTIIMTLRQAFAILLSCFLYGHAVTLVGGFGVGVVFLALFLRVYARSRMKSGRRSAQPLPQKV